The following coding sequences are from one Candidatus Obscuribacterales bacterium window:
- a CDS encoding TIGR00300 family protein: protein MSASIRFLMCSPHHYDVDYVINPWMEGNIHKSSRERALEQWQGLYQIIVDHATVDLIKPQPGWPDLVFTANAGLVLGDTVVLSRFFHPERQGEEPHFKTWFEEQGFTVHELPKDLPFEGAGDALFDREGRYLWAGYGFRSELDSHPYLAEWLDVEVLSLRLMDERFYHLDTCFCPLTDGYLLYYPPAFDSYSNRLIELRIPPEKRIIVDEPDAVNFACNAVNINRIVIMNRASDSLKQQLAHVGFQVLETPLDEFLKAGGAAKCLTLRVTEPVLTEKFATVAYESRTIKLEGHLLDSGLINRALDVITDGGGSFQVLNFELGVQRQSTSRAEVRVSAPSHSIMEEILSQLIDLGAIANPREDQDVDTEVVVKDGVGPDDFYVTTIYPTEVRVNGDWIRLQGQRMDGAIVIGDTAEGAIARCCLLRDLKEGDRVVVGVDGIRTVRKADARDQRGTQEFSFMGAGVSSERRVELVVEQIAWELQKIRSQNGKVVVTAGPVVIHTGGGVHLSRLIREGYVQALLGGNAIAVHDIEQSLMGTSLGMDMQRGISVRGGHRHHLKAINIIRRAGSIAAAVEQGILTSGIFYDCVRHNVDFSLAGSIRDDGPLPDTHMDLIAAQADYARLITGADMILMLSTMLHSIGVGNMTPAGVKMVCVDINPAVVTKLSDRGSVESVGVVTDVGLFLSLLVQQLDKLNAPQAVR, encoded by the coding sequence ATGAGTGCTTCGATTCGCTTCCTCATGTGTTCTCCCCATCATTATGATGTGGACTACGTGATTAATCCTTGGATGGAGGGAAACATCCATAAGTCCTCGCGCGAACGGGCGCTTGAGCAATGGCAAGGACTTTATCAAATTATTGTAGACCATGCCACCGTTGACCTCATCAAACCCCAACCGGGCTGGCCCGATTTGGTGTTTACGGCCAATGCTGGTCTTGTCCTTGGCGATACGGTGGTGTTGAGCCGCTTCTTCCACCCCGAACGCCAAGGAGAAGAGCCCCACTTCAAAACCTGGTTTGAAGAGCAAGGCTTCACAGTGCATGAGTTGCCCAAGGATCTGCCCTTTGAGGGAGCTGGTGATGCCTTGTTTGATCGCGAAGGGCGCTACCTGTGGGCTGGCTATGGCTTCCGTTCAGAACTCGATTCCCATCCCTATCTCGCCGAATGGTTAGACGTGGAAGTGCTGTCTCTGCGGTTGATGGATGAGCGGTTCTACCATCTGGATACCTGCTTCTGCCCTCTCACCGACGGCTACCTGCTTTACTATCCTCCCGCCTTTGATTCCTACTCCAATCGCTTGATTGAACTACGGATACCGCCGGAGAAGCGGATTATTGTTGACGAACCCGATGCGGTCAATTTTGCTTGTAATGCCGTCAACATCAACCGCATTGTGATTATGAATCGGGCTAGCGATTCTCTTAAGCAACAGCTTGCCCATGTTGGCTTCCAGGTTCTAGAAACGCCCCTTGATGAATTCCTTAAGGCAGGTGGAGCCGCCAAATGTTTAACGCTGCGGGTGACGGAGCCGGTGCTCACCGAAAAGTTTGCCACCGTGGCCTACGAAAGCCGCACCATCAAGCTAGAGGGACATTTACTAGACTCTGGCTTAATTAACCGCGCCCTGGATGTGATCACCGATGGCGGCGGCAGTTTCCAAGTGCTCAACTTTGAGCTAGGTGTGCAGCGGCAGAGTACGTCGCGGGCAGAGGTGCGGGTTTCGGCTCCTAGCCACAGCATCATGGAAGAAATTCTGTCCCAGTTGATCGATCTAGGGGCGATCGCTAACCCCCGGGAAGATCAGGATGTGGATACCGAAGTGGTGGTCAAAGACGGCGTTGGCCCCGATGACTTCTATGTCACCACCATTTATCCCACCGAGGTGCGGGTGAACGGCGACTGGATCCGCCTACAGGGGCAGCGTATGGATGGAGCGATCGTGATTGGCGACACCGCTGAAGGGGCGATCGCTCGCTGTTGTTTGCTACGGGATCTCAAAGAGGGCGATCGCGTGGTGGTTGGCGTAGACGGTATTCGCACGGTGCGCAAAGCCGATGCCCGTGACCAGCGTGGTACTCAAGAGTTCAGCTTCATGGGCGCAGGGGTTTCCAGTGAGCGCCGCGTGGAGCTAGTGGTTGAACAAATTGCCTGGGAACTCCAGAAAATTCGTTCCCAGAACGGCAAAGTTGTGGTTACCGCTGGCCCTGTGGTGATCCACACCGGCGGCGGCGTCCACCTATCCCGTCTGATCCGTGAAGGCTATGTGCAGGCGCTGCTGGGCGGGAATGCGATCGCTGTCCACGATATCGAACAATCCTTGATGGGAACGTCCCTCGGTATGGATATGCAGCGGGGTATTTCCGTACGCGGTGGGCATCGCCATCACCTGAAAGCCATCAACATCATCCGTCGAGCTGGCAGCATTGCTGCTGCTGTGGAGCAAGGCATCTTGACCTCGGGCATTTTCTACGACTGTGTGCGCCACAACGTAGACTTTTCCCTGGCGGGCTCCATCCGGGATGACGGCCCCCTGCCCGATACCCACATGGATCTGATTGCGGCCCAGGCTGACTACGCTCGCCTGATCACCGGCGCTGACATGATCCTGATGCTGTCCACCATGCTGCATTCTATCGGCGTCGGCAACATGACTCCCGCTGGCGTGAAGATGGTCTGTGTAGACATTAACCCGGCTGTCGTCACCAAGTTAAGCGATCGCGGCTCGGTGGAATCTGTGGGCGTGGTCACCGACGTGGGTCTCTT